In Methanomassiliicoccus luminyensis B10, a single genomic region encodes these proteins:
- a CDS encoding Hsp20/alpha crystallin family protein has protein sequence MAMHKRDGDSVPVGYLSPSGVLRDMERMFDDFRLGFMDAVSPGSASCRLPTMDIRDEGKEYVAEAELPGLKKEEVSIEISEDFLIIKAEKENSAEEQGEGFVRRERGRASFYRQVPLPEGVDTSKASAKMEDGLLRISLPKKEEASVPRKKVEIQ, from the coding sequence ATGGCCATGCACAAGAGAGATGGCGACTCGGTCCCCGTGGGCTACTTGAGCCCCAGCGGAGTGCTGAGAGATATGGAGCGCATGTTCGACGACTTCAGGCTCGGGTTCATGGACGCCGTGTCCCCGGGGTCCGCCTCATGCCGCCTGCCCACGATGGACATTCGGGACGAGGGAAAGGAATACGTAGCTGAAGCGGAGCTCCCCGGCCTGAAGAAGGAGGAAGTGTCCATCGAGATAAGCGAGGACTTCCTGATCATCAAGGCGGAGAAGGAGAACAGCGCAGAGGAGCAGGGCGAAGGCTTCGTGCGCCGAGAGAGGGGGCGGGCCTCGTTCTATCGCCAGGTCCCCCTGCCGGAGGGCGTCGACACCTCCAAGGCGTCGGCCAAGATGGAGGATGGGCTGCTGCGCATATCCCTCCCCAAGAAGGAAGAGGCTTCAGTGCCCCGCAAGAAGGTCGAGATCCAATAA